One segment of Chionomys nivalis chromosome 1, mChiNiv1.1, whole genome shotgun sequence DNA contains the following:
- the LOC130885703 gene encoding protein S100-A11-like has product MSKPTETERCIESLTAVFQKYSGKDGNSCQLSKTEFLTFMNTELAAFTKNQKDPGVLDCMMKKLDLNSDGQLDFQEFLNLIGGLAVACHDSFLMSSQKRF; this is encoded by the coding sequence AtgtccaaacccacagagactgaGCGATGCATCGAGTCCCTGACTGCCGTTTTCCAAAAGTACAGTGGGAAGGATGGGAATAGCTGCCAACTCTCCAAAACCGAGTTCCTCACCTTCATGAACACGGAGCTGGCCGCCTTCACAAAGAACCAGAAGGACCCTGGTGTCCTGGACTGCATGATGAAGAAGCTGGATCTCAACAGTGATGGGCAGCTAGATTTCCAAGAGTTTCTCAACCTCATTGGTGGCTTAGCCGTAGCATGCCATGATTCCTTCCTCATGAGTTCCCAGAAGCGTTTCTaa